One genomic region from bacterium encodes:
- a CDS encoding macro domain-containing protein, with amino-acid sequence MEKVFLKDKVIKLVEGDITEQHADAVVNAANSALWMGAGVAGAIKRRGGREIEDEAVAKGPIPIGEAVATGAGRLPARYVIHAAGMGPNLATDANKIRSSTLNSLVRADELRLESIAFPSIGTGVGGFPMRECAEIMLGEAKRFLTERKTSLKEVRFVLWSKGAFQVFDDVLKGIE; translated from the coding sequence ATGGAGAAAGTCTTTCTGAAGGACAAGGTGATCAAGCTCGTTGAGGGCGACATCACCGAGCAACATGCCGATGCTGTGGTCAATGCGGCCAACAGTGCCCTTTGGATGGGGGCTGGCGTGGCCGGCGCTATCAAGCGTCGAGGCGGAAGGGAGATAGAGGACGAGGCGGTCGCCAAGGGGCCAATCCCGATCGGCGAGGCGGTCGCAACTGGCGCGGGTCGGCTGCCGGCTCGATATGTGATCCATGCGGCGGGTATGGGGCCTAACCTTGCTACTGACGCGAACAAGATCAGGAGCAGCACCTTAAACTCGCTTGTGCGTGCCGACGAGCTTCGCCTTGAGAGCATCGCATTCCCCTCCATCGGCACCGGCGTTGGCGGTTTCCCGATGCGAGAATGCGCTGAGATAATGCTTGGCGAGGCAAAGAGATTCCTCACGGAGCGGAAGACATCTCTTAAGGAGGTTCGGTTCGTTCTGTGGAGCAAGGGGGCCTTCCAGGTGTTTGATGACGTTCTCAAAGGCATTGAATAA
- a CDS encoding O-antigen ligase family protein: MFANSGIRYFVLAVSVLALGYVFWAMTPGPVAVQLAVAALFAITAAVAFFDVLKALVFLVFIIPLAGIVPRVCGSPSISVLLFAFLGLSCGSMLRAVVSKREPTSRRLPFTIILLGFAALIAASGTITVLRLMDFFPFSAGTFHDWIVNSIGTLTTEAVNNTVTVGLTYITGIALLLIGWRQFSGLAPAQRLRIGKKIAWALVIAGSAANLFALWQLLSHKLLVIGFITGTYTDSNALGVCSALILPYCIGLILTSEARAQRFLVVCSLLSIAVTVLARSRAGVLGIMLFFIALAVWLGRLARRSQGTRPLAKRSLRGFAVLAAIMLVMLFLLDISHLGRLPVAGDALMMISEPTTDSLALLLQHRVHQWPEALRMCQDFPWTGVGLGAYILELPNYYFLNVGKLFVIDTAGSLPLQIASELGILGLFLVLLFASEVVRSGYRLLCANSAATLQDEQKLAGSVALGVLASFVSLLFGAHVLFFEFNYLLAVSIAIVLVSGHFLSQHGDLRGRINGRAKVMPWLLAAAIAAVSAIFLIESVGPLSVEQRRQMLGWQFDYGIYKKEVWDGKFRFWWMQKEAKMTITAKGDVLHFALFCAHPDADQRPVVATIYTNASAKRSIQLTRDRWREVSVDLNTRPGDKVALRICVDRAFNPRKLGISDDGRDLGVAIAKIRWSDSGGCNRE, from the coding sequence GTGTTTGCCAATAGCGGCATAAGATACTTCGTTCTGGCCGTCAGTGTCCTTGCGTTAGGATATGTGTTCTGGGCGATGACGCCCGGCCCGGTGGCCGTCCAGTTGGCTGTCGCTGCCCTCTTTGCGATTACTGCCGCCGTCGCGTTTTTTGACGTTCTTAAAGCACTTGTTTTTCTCGTTTTCATCATACCCCTTGCGGGGATTGTGCCTCGCGTCTGCGGTTCGCCCTCGATCTCCGTTCTCCTCTTCGCTTTCCTGGGGCTTTCGTGCGGCAGCATGTTGAGAGCTGTCGTCTCGAAACGTGAGCCGACTAGCAGACGTCTCCCTTTCACGATTATCCTGCTGGGATTCGCGGCGCTAATCGCCGCCTCGGGCACGATTACTGTCCTCAGGCTAATGGACTTCTTCCCATTTTCCGCAGGGACATTTCACGACTGGATCGTGAACTCAATCGGGACGCTCACAACTGAGGCGGTCAACAACACTGTAACGGTTGGGCTAACTTATATCACAGGAATCGCCCTGCTGCTTATTGGCTGGCGTCAGTTCAGTGGTCTTGCTCCCGCACAACGGCTGCGAATTGGCAAGAAGATCGCCTGGGCCCTCGTGATCGCCGGGTCGGCGGCAAACCTGTTCGCGCTCTGGCAGTTGCTCTCGCATAAGCTGCTAGTTATCGGGTTCATCACCGGTACCTATACCGATTCTAACGCGCTGGGCGTCTGCTCGGCGCTCATCCTTCCATATTGCATCGGACTCATCCTGACCTCTGAGGCCCGCGCACAGCGGTTTCTCGTTGTATGTTCGCTTCTGTCGATCGCGGTTACTGTTCTGGCAAGGTCCCGGGCGGGCGTGCTAGGTATTATGTTGTTCTTCATCGCTCTTGCTGTCTGGCTCGGGCGCCTCGCTAGAAGGAGTCAAGGCACAAGGCCTTTGGCCAAACGTTCGTTGCGGGGATTCGCCGTCCTAGCTGCCATCATGCTCGTCATGCTGTTTTTGTTGGACATATCGCATTTGGGGCGGCTTCCTGTTGCTGGTGATGCGCTGATGATGATTAGCGAGCCGACCACGGATTCCCTCGCGCTTCTCTTGCAGCACAGGGTGCACCAGTGGCCTGAGGCGCTTCGGATGTGCCAAGATTTCCCCTGGACAGGTGTTGGCCTCGGAGCGTACATCTTGGAGCTGCCCAACTACTACTTCCTCAACGTCGGAAAACTGTTCGTTATTGACACGGCCGGCAGTCTGCCGCTCCAGATCGCATCAGAGCTGGGCATTCTGGGCCTCTTCCTGGTCCTGCTGTTCGCCTCGGAGGTGGTAAGGTCGGGCTATCGCCTGCTCTGCGCAAACTCTGCCGCAACGCTCCAGGACGAGCAAAAGCTCGCCGGGTCCGTAGCGCTCGGCGTCCTGGCCTCATTCGTCTCGCTCCTTTTCGGGGCGCACGTTCTCTTCTTTGAGTTCAACTACTTGCTGGCGGTCTCGATTGCAATAGTGCTTGTGTCGGGCCATTTTCTGAGTCAGCACGGAGACCTTCGTGGTCGCATAAACGGCCGGGCAAAGGTGATGCCATGGCTTCTTGCCGCAGCGATAGCCGCAGTATCGGCTATCTTCCTCATCGAATCTGTTGGCCCCCTTTCGGTCGAGCAGAGGAGGCAGATGCTGGGCTGGCAGTTTGATTACGGCATCTACAAGAAGGAGGTGTGGGATGGCAAGTTCCGCTTCTGGTGGATGCAGAAAGAGGCCAAGATGACCATTACCGCCAAGGGCGATGTCCTGCATTTTGCCCTTTTCTGCGCACACCCAGACGCTGACCAGAGGCCTGTTGTTGCTACTATTTACACAAATGCAAGTGCGAAAAGGTCGATTCAACTAACACGTGACCGCTGGCGGGAAGTGTCGGTTGACCTGAACACGCGCCCCGGTGACAAGGTCGCACTCAGAATCTGCGTCGATCGGGCCTTCAACCCCAGAAAGTTGGGTATCAGCGATGACGGTCGCGACTTGGGAGTAGCGATAGCGAAGATACGCTGGTCCGACTCAGGCGGTTGTAACCGCGAGTAG
- a CDS encoding 7-carboxy-7-deazaguanine synthase QueE, producing the protein MMSRTTAGESAVGYLAELFEGIQGEGLFAGYHHAFIRLAGCSLGCKYCDTRYAQKQDGLFRVLRGTGTVIKELENPISVATVVKELGSLIKSSSSISAVCVTGGEPLEQPGFLGELLKAIEPFEVPILLETNGVEHESLGRLLNLLDVISIDIKLPSTSGRNDLWDRHEAFLQAARHKQVFIKIAIDDTTEPREVQRAAEMVAGTFHEAPFFLQPVTDSTGALTVSYRHILELFDVCARQLRDVRVMPQIHKMIGSL; encoded by the coding sequence ATGATGTCTCGAACGACGGCGGGCGAGTCCGCTGTGGGCTATTTGGCCGAGCTGTTCGAGGGCATTCAGGGCGAGGGTCTGTTTGCGGGTTATCATCACGCGTTCATAAGGCTCGCCGGCTGTAGCCTCGGCTGCAAATACTGTGACACGCGATACGCGCAGAAGCAAGATGGCCTATTTCGCGTGCTTCGGGGTACAGGCACCGTCATCAAGGAACTTGAGAACCCAATATCGGTGGCGACGGTAGTCAAGGAGCTTGGTTCGCTCATCAAGAGCTCATCCTCGATCTCCGCCGTATGCGTGACCGGCGGCGAGCCACTTGAGCAGCCAGGTTTTTTGGGGGAATTATTGAAGGCGATTGAGCCGTTTGAAGTCCCGATTCTACTGGAGACTAACGGCGTCGAACACGAGAGCCTCGGCCGACTGCTCAATCTTCTGGACGTCATCTCCATAGACATTAAGCTGCCAAGCACATCTGGCCGCAACGACCTCTGGGACCGCCACGAGGCTTTTCTGCAAGCGGCACGACACAAGCAAGTGTTCATCAAGATCGCGATAGACGACACCACCGAGCCCAGGGAAGTCCAGCGAGCCGCCGAGATGGTAGCGGGGACATTCCACGAGGCGCCGTTTTTTTTGCAGCCAGTCACGGACAGCACCGGTGCACTGACGGTCTCCTATCGGCACATCTTGGAGCTGTTCGACGTGTGTGCGAGGCAACTGAGGGACGTTCGCGTGATGCCGCAGATTCACAAGATGATAGGTTCGTTATGA
- a CDS encoding DUF366 family protein, with protein MRWAFIPKRIDYDGSQLASHFAFRTASLVGDSVVAFVGSCNVKSECMVDVADLVAGFKIVSRQMLHFIVEHFDADLDRAILRQRLLVSILQQEVNTRLREKKSERFVEREGDDLFVSGRKLTVSVATASPVSCLIHLGVNIDARGAPVEAIGVSELLPRKTLETLVANVMRRYVAEDNSIQEARALVRGVGEYGSNAE; from the coding sequence ATGAGATGGGCGTTTATCCCGAAGAGAATTGACTACGACGGAAGCCAGCTGGCTTCCCACTTCGCGTTCAGAACCGCCTCACTAGTGGGCGATTCCGTTGTTGCATTTGTGGGTTCGTGTAACGTGAAGTCGGAGTGCATGGTTGACGTCGCGGACCTTGTTGCTGGTTTCAAGATAGTAAGCAGGCAGATGCTGCACTTTATAGTTGAGCACTTCGATGCCGACCTGGACAGGGCAATCTTGAGACAGCGACTACTTGTATCGATCCTCCAGCAGGAGGTGAACACGAGGCTCCGCGAGAAGAAGAGCGAGAGATTCGTAGAAAGAGAAGGGGATGACCTTTTTGTGAGCGGCAGAAAGCTGACTGTAAGCGTCGCCACGGCAAGCCCTGTCTCGTGCCTCATTCATCTCGGCGTCAACATCGATGCTCGCGGCGCACCTGTTGAAGCGATTGGGGTGTCGGAGCTTCTACCTAGGAAAACCCTCGAGACTCTCGTAGCCAACGTTATGAGGCGCTATGTGGCGGAGGATAATAGCATTCAGGAGGCCCGTGCGCTCGTGCGCGGAGTCGGCGAGTATGGGAGCAACGCTGAATGA
- a CDS encoding NAD+ synthase, whose product MVKIARDNAWHNRLKIAVGQIDVKLGDFPGNAEKIIAMTQEAQELHCNVVVFPEMSVAGGLPFDLVLRSDFVRSQISALKEIAANVGEIVAVVGFVDWRVEGQDVNLYNSAAIIFDGRIRRVIDKTTLGAHDGFDERRYFKPGEPSEPLKVNGVPLGILIGDEVLRRDASKRLVDKGASLIIAPIAASFRIGQFGTRSLEIAELASKVDVDVLVANLVGGQDELVFDGASFTANSLGEVIWRAPLCKDGLFVVEIPQPAGQNRVQDEVEDVQQALCLAIRDFVIKNGFSQVIVGLSGGIDSAVVAALAAQSLGPENVLGLIMPGEVSAPESAEDAQKLASNLGIETQVVPIQPIYDAYMAGLREHFAGNERDVAEENLQARVRGTILMAFSNKLGHLVLCTGNRSERLVGYATLYGDMAGGFAPLSDVPKTLVYDVADQINSEAGREVIPQQVIDKEPSAELRPNQTDAESLGPYEALDPILEGYVDEGRSFEELLKAGHDEEAVRNALSRFMRSEFKRYQGPPGPRIVSQVPASERRMPLTKAIEAWFARRLWES is encoded by the coding sequence ATGGTTAAGATTGCTAGAGACAATGCGTGGCACAATCGGCTCAAGATCGCTGTCGGCCAGATAGACGTCAAACTTGGAGATTTCCCCGGCAACGCTGAGAAGATAATCGCCATGACTCAAGAGGCGCAAGAGCTCCACTGTAACGTTGTAGTTTTCCCCGAGATGTCTGTCGCTGGCGGCCTGCCTTTCGACCTTGTCCTGAGGTCTGATTTCGTCCGCAGCCAGATATCAGCCCTTAAGGAGATTGCCGCCAACGTGGGCGAGATAGTAGCCGTTGTTGGCTTCGTGGACTGGCGAGTTGAGGGCCAAGACGTCAATCTCTACAACTCCGCGGCGATTATCTTTGATGGCCGAATCAGGAGGGTAATCGACAAGACCACGCTTGGGGCCCACGACGGTTTCGATGAGCGGCGGTATTTCAAGCCGGGAGAGCCATCAGAGCCTTTGAAAGTGAACGGTGTGCCTTTGGGTATTCTCATAGGCGATGAGGTCCTGCGGCGGGACGCCAGCAAAAGGCTAGTGGACAAGGGCGCCTCGTTAATTATTGCTCCTATAGCTGCATCGTTTCGCATCGGTCAGTTTGGGACACGCTCTCTTGAGATAGCCGAGTTGGCGTCCAAGGTGGATGTGGATGTCCTTGTCGCTAACCTGGTCGGTGGGCAGGACGAGCTAGTTTTCGATGGGGCGAGCTTCACGGCCAACTCGTTAGGAGAGGTGATCTGGCGTGCACCGCTCTGCAAAGATGGCTTGTTCGTGGTGGAGATTCCGCAACCAGCCGGGCAGAACCGCGTGCAAGATGAAGTGGAGGATGTTCAGCAGGCGTTGTGCCTCGCCATTCGCGACTTTGTTATCAAAAACGGTTTCTCGCAGGTCATTGTCGGGCTTTCGGGTGGGATAGATTCCGCGGTTGTCGCGGCACTGGCCGCTCAGTCGCTCGGGCCGGAGAATGTTTTGGGCCTGATCATGCCTGGCGAGGTCTCGGCCCCCGAAAGTGCCGAGGATGCGCAGAAACTGGCCTCGAATCTTGGAATTGAGACACAGGTTGTCCCGATACAGCCAATTTATGACGCATACATGGCCGGATTGAGGGAGCATTTTGCGGGAAACGAGCGGGACGTTGCCGAGGAAAACCTCCAGGCCAGGGTGAGGGGGACGATTCTTATGGCGTTCTCGAACAAGCTCGGACACCTCGTACTATGCACAGGCAACAGGTCAGAAAGGCTGGTCGGGTATGCGACGCTCTACGGTGACATGGCTGGGGGATTCGCGCCTCTTTCAGACGTTCCGAAGACGCTTGTTTATGACGTTGCTGATCAGATAAACTCCGAGGCGGGCCGCGAGGTGATACCCCAGCAAGTCATTGATAAGGAGCCTTCAGCGGAGCTGAGGCCGAATCAGACCGACGCCGAGTCGTTGGGGCCCTATGAGGCGCTTGACCCGATACTCGAAGGGTATGTTGATGAGGGGAGGAGCTTCGAGGAGCTGCTCAAGGCTGGCCACGATGAGGAGGCGGTTCGGAACGCCTTATCGAGATTTATGAGAAGTGAGTTCAAGCGCTATCAGGGACCACCTGGGCCTCGGATCGTATCTCAAGTGCCGGCGAGCGAGCGCAGGATGCCGCTAACGAAGGCGATTGAGGCTTGGTTTGCTCGAAGGCTCTGGGAGTCCTGA
- the queC gene encoding 7-cyano-7-deazaguanine synthase QueC, translating into MRYMSPRQKAIVLLSGGLDSTVSLAWAVREYNVTRAIFVGYGHKASRMEATSVTAIASRCKVEVSHIRLPFFAQLCRSYEAINIHTTADSSERPSEATDGLLSVWVPNRNMVLVSIAAAFAEALGCEVVVAGFNVEEAEQFPDNSDEFVARMNSALELSTLSSVRLMCPLIGLRKAEILKMGIALEAPVELIYSCYEGNETMCGECMSCLRLKKAISELCASDGLTGELKGKMNRRFLK; encoded by the coding sequence ATGAGATACATGTCACCGCGCCAAAAGGCGATCGTTCTGCTCTCTGGCGGTTTGGATTCGACGGTTTCGCTGGCGTGGGCGGTCCGCGAATACAACGTCACGAGGGCTATTTTCGTTGGATACGGGCACAAAGCGTCCAGAATGGAGGCCACCTCTGTCACTGCCATTGCGAGTCGCTGCAAGGTTGAGGTGTCGCACATCAGACTACCCTTTTTCGCCCAGCTTTGCCGCAGCTATGAGGCCATCAACATACACACGACCGCAGATTCCTCGGAGCGGCCCTCGGAAGCGACCGACGGTCTGCTGAGCGTGTGGGTGCCAAATCGCAATATGGTGTTAGTCTCTATTGCCGCTGCGTTCGCCGAGGCCCTGGGCTGCGAGGTTGTGGTTGCTGGCTTCAACGTTGAAGAGGCCGAGCAGTTTCCTGACAACAGTGATGAGTTCGTGGCGAGGATGAACAGCGCTCTTGAGCTCTCGACGCTTTCGTCTGTTCGGCTCATGTGCCCGCTGATTGGGCTCCGCAAGGCGGAGATACTCAAGATGGGAATCGCACTCGAAGCGCCGGTGGAACTTATCTACTCCTGCTACGAGGGCAATGAGACGATGTGCGGCGAGTGCATGTCTTGCCTGCGCCTCAAGAAGGCCATTTCGGAGCTTTGCGCATCGGACGGGCTCACCGGTGAGCTCAAGGGAAAAATGAATCGGAGGTTTCTCAAATGA